The following are encoded in a window of Falco biarmicus isolate bFalBia1 chromosome 8, bFalBia1.pri, whole genome shotgun sequence genomic DNA:
- the ZC3H15 gene encoding zinc finger CCCH domain-containing protein 15: protein MPPKKQQQPAGGSKKADQKKKEKIIEDKTFGLKNKKGAKQQKFIKAVTHQVKFGQQNPRQAAQTESEKKLKKEDKKKELQELNELFKPVVAAQKISKGADPKSVVCAFFKQGQCTKGDKCKFSHDLSLERKCEKRSVYIDARDEDLEKDTMDNWDEKKLEEVVNKKHGEAEKKKPKTQIVCKYFLDAIENNKYGWFWVCPGGGDNCMYRHALPPGFVLKKDKKKEEKQDEISLEDLIEKERAALGPNVTKITLECFIAWKRRKRQEKIDKAEQDMERRKADFKAGKALVISGREVFEFRPELVDADDEEADDTHYVQGTGEDDEMEDPVCINDVDLSLYVPKAVDETGITVASPERFSTYSSIEKDDNKLSEASGGDINSSEKNDLEEDNDGDGELENGVIDAVPVDENLFTGEDLDELEEELNTLDLEE, encoded by the exons ATGCcccccaaaaagcagcagcagccggcgGGGGGCAGCAAGAAGGCGGAccagaagaagaaggagaagattATCGAG GACAAAACATTTGGcctaaagaataaaaaaggtgCAAAACAACAGAAGTTTATCAAGGCTGTGACTCACCAGGTTAAATTTGGTCAGCAAAATCCACGTCAG GCTGCTCAAACAGAAagtgagaagaaattaaaaaaagaagataagaaaaaagaattacagGAATTAAATGAACTCTTCAAGCCTGTGGTTGCTGCGCAGAAGATTAGCAAAG GTGCTGATCCCAAATCTGTAGTTTGTGCTTTCTTCAAGCAAGGACAGTGCACTAAAGGAGACAAGTGCAAGTTTTCTCATGATTTGtctttggaaaggaaatgtgaaaaacGAAGCGTCTACATTGATGCACGAGATGAAGACCTTGAAAAAG ATACAATGGATAACTGGGATGAGAAGAAGCTGGAAGAAGTGGTGAACAAGAAGCATGGTGAGGcggaaaagaaaaaacccaaaactcaaATA GTCTGCAAATACTTCCTTGATGCTATTGAAAACAACAAATATGGATGGTTTTGGGTCTGTCCAGGCGGAGGAGACAACTGCATGTATCGCCATGCTCTCCCTCCaggttttgtattaaaaaaagacaaaaagaaggaggaaaagcaagatGAAATTTCTTTAGAAGATCTAATAGAAAAAGAG CGTGCTGCCTTAGGACCAAATGTTACCAAAATTACTCTAGAGTGTTTTATTGcatggaagagaagaaaaagacaagaaaaaattgATAAGGCTGAGCAAGATATGGAGCGGaggaaagcagattttaaagcTGGCAAAGCATTGGTG aTCAGTGGGCGTGAAGTATTTGAGTTCCGACCAGAGTTGGTTGATGCAGATGATGAAGAAGCAGATGACACCCATTATGTTCAAGGAACGGGAGAAGATGATGAG ATGGAAGACCCTGTGTGTATAAACGATGTAGATTTGAGCCTCTATGTCCCAAAGGCTGTTGATGAAACTGGCATTACTGTGGCTAGTCCTGAGCGATTCAGCACATACAGTTCAATAGAAAAAGATG ataataAATTAAGTGAAGCTTCTGGTGGTGATATAAACAGCAGTGAGAAGAATGATTTAGAAGAAGATAACGATGGAGATGGGGAGTTGGAAAATGGAGTTATTGATGCAGTTCCAGTTGATGAAAATCTTTTTACTGGAGAGGACTTGGATGAACTAGAAGAAGAACTAAACACTCTTGATTTAGaagaatga